A stretch of Rhinopithecus roxellana isolate Shanxi Qingling chromosome 12, ASM756505v1, whole genome shotgun sequence DNA encodes these proteins:
- the CDCA8 gene encoding borealin, protein MAPRKGSSRVAKINSLRRRKLASFLKDFDREVEIRIKQIESDRQNLLKEVDNLYNIEILRLPKALREMNWLDYFALGGNKQALEEAATADLDITEINKLTAEAIQTPLKSAKTRKVIQVDEMIVEEEEEEENEHKTLQTSRVKRCPPSKKRTQSIQGKGKRKRSSRANTVTPAVGRLEMSMIKPTPGLTPRFDSRVFKTPGLRTPAAGERIYNISGNGSPLADSKEIFLTVPVGGGESLRLLASDLQRHNIAQLDPEALGNIKKLSNRLAQICSSIRTHK, encoded by the exons ATGGCTCCTAGGAAGGGCAGTAGTCGGGTGGCCAAGATCAACTCCTTACGGAGGCGGAAGCTCGCCTCCTTTTTGAAAGACTTCGACCGTGAAG TGGAAATACGAATCAAGCAAATTGAGTCAGACAGGCAGAACCTCCTCAAGGAGGTGGATAACCTCTACAACATCGAGATCCTGCGGCTCCCCAAGGCGCTGCGCGAGATGAACTGGCTTGACTACTTCG CCCTTGGAGGAAACAAACAGGCCCTGGAAGAGGCGGCAACA GCTGACCTGGATATCACTGAAATAAACAAACTAACAGCAGAAGCTATTCAGACACCCCTGAAATCTGCCAAAA CACGAAAGGTAATACAAGTAGATGAAATGAtagtggaagaggaagaagaagaagaaaatgaacataagACTCTTCAAACTTCAAGA GTCAAAAGGTGTCCTCCATCCAAGAAGAGAACTCAGTCCATACAAggaaaaggcaaaaggaaaag GTCAAGCCGTGCTAACACTGTTACCCCAGCCGTGGGCCGATTGGAGATGTCCATGATCAAACCAACTCCAGGCCTGACACCCAGGTTTGACTCAAG GGTCTTCAAGACCCCTGGCCTGCGTACTCCAGCAGCAGGAGAGCGGATTTACAACATCTCAGGGAATGGCAGCCCTCTTGCTGACAGCAAAGAGATCTTCCTTACTGTGCCAGTGGGCGGCGGAGAG AGCCTGCGATTATTGGCCAGTGACTTGCAGAGGCACAATATTGCCCAGCTGGATCCAGAGGCCTTGGGAAACATTAAGAAGCTGTCC aACCGTCTCGCCCAAATCTGCAGCAGCATACGGACCCACAAATGA